From Streptomyces zhihengii, the proteins below share one genomic window:
- a CDS encoding Cgl0159 family (beta/alpha)8-fold protein, whose translation MSRVDIGELVGIRTRHPEAVAEAAVRRRRRSGLLGDSGRLMIVAADHPARGAFAVGDRPLAMANRLDLLERLCVALSRPGVDGVLATADILDDLLLLGALDDKVVMGSMNRGGLAGASFELDDRFTGHRARDLHRLGFDAGKLLLRIDYDDPASLDTLAAAARAVDEMAERRLPVFVEPFICHRRDGMLRHDLGAEAVARSLAIASGLGGTSAYTWLKVPVTEDPADMRAVMETSTLPAVLLGGDTGADADAAYGRWRAALRLPTVQGLVAGRALLYPADGDVAGAVDTAVGLL comes from the coding sequence ATGAGCCGTGTCGACATCGGCGAACTGGTGGGGATCCGCACCCGTCACCCCGAGGCCGTCGCCGAGGCCGCCGTCCGCCGGCGCAGACGTTCCGGTCTGCTCGGCGACAGCGGCCGGCTGATGATCGTCGCTGCCGACCACCCCGCCCGCGGCGCGTTCGCCGTCGGCGACCGCCCGCTCGCCATGGCCAACCGCCTCGACCTGCTGGAACGGCTCTGCGTCGCCCTGTCCCGCCCCGGCGTCGACGGCGTGCTCGCCACCGCCGACATCCTCGACGACCTGCTGCTGCTCGGCGCGCTCGACGACAAGGTCGTCATGGGTTCCATGAACCGCGGCGGGCTGGCCGGAGCCTCCTTCGAGCTCGACGACCGCTTCACCGGCCACCGCGCCAGGGACCTCCACCGGCTCGGCTTCGACGCGGGCAAACTGCTGCTGCGCATCGACTACGACGACCCGGCCTCCCTCGACACCCTCGCCGCCGCGGCCCGCGCCGTCGACGAGATGGCGGAGCGTCGGCTCCCCGTCTTCGTGGAGCCGTTCATCTGTCACCGCAGGGACGGAATGCTGCGCCACGATCTGGGCGCCGAGGCCGTGGCGCGCTCCCTCGCCATAGCGTCCGGACTCGGCGGGACCTCCGCGTACACCTGGCTGAAGGTGCCCGTGACCGAGGACCCGGCCGACATGCGCGCGGTGATGGAGACCTCCACCCTCCCCGCCGTCCTGCTCGGCGGGGACACCGGCGCGGACGCGGACGCCGCGTACGGGCGCTGGCGCGCCGCACTGCGACTGCCCACCGTCCAGGGGCTGGTCGCCGGGCGGGCGCTGCTGTATCCGGCCGACGGCGACGTGGCCGGCGCGGTCGATACGGCCGTGGGACTGCTGTAG
- a CDS encoding sugar phosphate isomerase/epimerase family protein has product MTASVPAHSRIRVGSAPDSWGVWFPDDPRQVPWQRFLDEVARAGYEWIELGPYGYLPSDPVRLAEETGRRGLKVSAGTVFTGLHHGPAVWEETWAHVADIAALTRAMGAEHLVVIPSFWRDDKTGRVLEDRVLTPRQWRDLTEQSERLGREVRERFGLRIVVHPHADTHIDTEENVSRFLDATDPDLVSLCLDTGHYAYCGGDSVELIKTYGERLGYLHLKQVDPAVLAEVVAGEVPFGPAVGRGVMCEPPAGVPALEPVLAAAGALGVDLFAIVEQDMYPCPPDKPYPIAERTRGFLRSCGI; this is encoded by the coding sequence ATGACTGCCTCCGTCCCCGCCCACAGCCGTATCCGGGTCGGCTCGGCCCCCGACTCCTGGGGGGTGTGGTTCCCCGACGATCCCCGGCAGGTCCCCTGGCAGCGCTTCCTCGACGAGGTCGCCCGCGCCGGGTACGAGTGGATCGAACTCGGCCCCTACGGCTACCTGCCGAGCGACCCCGTCCGGCTGGCGGAGGAGACCGGGCGGCGGGGGCTGAAGGTCTCGGCGGGCACGGTCTTCACCGGTCTGCATCACGGCCCGGCCGTCTGGGAGGAGACCTGGGCCCATGTCGCGGACATCGCCGCGCTCACCCGGGCCATGGGCGCGGAACACCTGGTGGTCATCCCGTCGTTCTGGCGGGACGACAAGACGGGGCGGGTCCTGGAGGACCGCGTGCTGACCCCGCGGCAGTGGCGCGACCTGACGGAGCAGAGCGAACGCCTCGGCCGTGAGGTGCGGGAGCGCTTCGGGCTGCGGATCGTCGTCCACCCGCACGCGGACACCCATATCGACACCGAGGAGAACGTGAGCCGTTTCCTCGACGCGACCGATCCCGACCTCGTCTCGCTGTGCCTGGACACCGGCCACTACGCCTACTGCGGCGGCGACAGCGTGGAACTCATCAAGACCTACGGCGAGCGCCTGGGCTACCTCCACCTCAAGCAGGTCGACCCGGCCGTGCTCGCCGAAGTCGTCGCCGGGGAGGTGCCGTTCGGTCCCGCCGTCGGGCGGGGGGTGATGTGCGAGCCGCCGGCCGGGGTGCCCGCCCTGGAGCCCGTCCTCGCGGCGGCCGGCGCCCTCGGGGTCGACCTCTTCGCCATCGTCGAGCAGGACATGTACCCCTGCCCGCCGGACAAGCCCTATCCGATCGCCGAACGTACGCGCGGTTTTCTGCGGTCCTGCGGCATCTGA
- the iolC gene encoding 5-dehydro-2-deoxygluconokinase encodes MSQPYAPQPYDVITMGRIGVDLYPLRAGVPLERVDTFGKFLGGSPSNVAVAAARLGRRTAVITRTGQDPFGEYLHRALRDFGVDDRWVTSVEAYPTPVTFCEIFPPDDFPLYFYRQPKAPDLQIRESELEREPLRSARIFWMTGTGLCAEPSRTATLAALAHRAKAGTTVFDLDWRPVFWSDPGAARSHYAQALAHATVAVGNAEECAVATGESEPHAAADALLAAGVELAVVKQGPKGVLAVHRDGTRTEVPPVPVDVVNGLGAGDAFGGALCHGLLAGWDLERTLRFANAAGAVVAARLACSSAMPTEDEVHQVLAGGPVPPDPSRAAVTEDRNATDAPDTADAPEAPAPPGSGGRAS; translated from the coding sequence ATGAGTCAGCCGTACGCCCCCCAGCCGTACGACGTGATCACGATGGGCCGGATCGGGGTGGACCTCTACCCGCTGCGCGCCGGTGTCCCGCTGGAACGGGTCGACACCTTCGGGAAGTTCCTCGGCGGCTCCCCCTCCAACGTCGCGGTGGCGGCGGCCCGGCTGGGCCGGCGGACGGCCGTGATCACCCGCACCGGCCAGGACCCCTTCGGGGAGTATCTCCACCGCGCCCTGCGGGACTTCGGCGTGGACGACCGCTGGGTGACCTCCGTCGAGGCGTATCCCACGCCCGTCACCTTCTGCGAGATCTTCCCGCCCGACGACTTCCCCCTCTACTTCTACCGGCAGCCCAAGGCACCGGATCTGCAGATCAGGGAGAGCGAGCTGGAGCGCGAGCCGCTGCGCAGCGCGCGGATCTTCTGGATGACGGGCACCGGGCTGTGCGCCGAGCCGAGCCGCACGGCGACGCTGGCCGCGCTCGCCCACCGGGCGAAGGCCGGCACCACGGTCTTCGACCTGGACTGGCGCCCGGTGTTCTGGTCCGACCCCGGTGCCGCGCGGAGCCACTACGCCCAGGCGCTGGCCCACGCCACCGTCGCGGTGGGCAACGCCGAGGAGTGCGCCGTCGCCACCGGCGAGAGCGAACCCCACGCCGCCGCCGACGCGCTGCTCGCCGCGGGCGTCGAGCTCGCCGTCGTCAAGCAGGGCCCCAAGGGGGTGCTCGCCGTCCACCGCGACGGCACCCGCACCGAGGTCCCCCCGGTCCCGGTGGACGTGGTCAACGGCCTCGGCGCCGGCGACGCCTTCGGCGGCGCGCTCTGCCACGGACTGCTCGCCGGATGGGACCTGGAGCGCACGCTGCGCTTCGCCAACGCGGCGGGCGCGGTGGTGGCCGCCCGGCTCGCCTGCTCCTCCGCGATGCCCACCGAGGACGAGGTCCACCAGGTCCTCGCCGGCGGCCCCGTCCCGCCGGACCCCAGCCGCGCGGCGGTCACGGAGGATCGGAACGCCACGGACGCCCCGGATACCGCGGACGCCCCGGAAGCCCCGGCTCCCCCCGGTTCCGGCGGGCGGGCCTCATGA
- the iolB gene encoding 5-deoxy-glucuronate isomerase has product MSDFASPELHLPAGSTASGPYALDIGPERAGWGYAGLRVLELPPGGSHRLDTGDSEWIVLPLGGGCTVQTQGELFELQGRDGVFGGVSDFAYVPRDAHALIASGAGGRFALAGARCERRLPARYGPAPEVPVEARGSGIQARRVHNFAAAGSFDCDRLIAVEVLTPGGHWSSYPPHKHDEHLPGEESELEEIYYFEIDGGGTGYQRVSPSRPGGADLLAEVRTGDAVLVPDGWHGPSIAEPGHTMYYLNVMAGPGADREWLIRFHPGHLTGETKGYR; this is encoded by the coding sequence ATGAGCGACTTCGCAAGCCCGGAACTCCACCTCCCGGCGGGCAGCACGGCGAGCGGGCCCTACGCCCTGGACATCGGCCCCGAGCGCGCGGGCTGGGGGTACGCGGGCCTGCGCGTGCTGGAGCTGCCACCGGGCGGATCGCACCGGCTGGACACCGGTGACAGCGAATGGATCGTGCTGCCGCTCGGCGGCGGCTGTACGGTGCAGACGCAAGGCGAGTTGTTCGAACTGCAGGGGCGGGACGGCGTGTTCGGCGGAGTGAGCGACTTCGCCTATGTGCCGCGTGACGCCCATGCCCTGATCGCCTCCGGTGCGGGAGGCCGCTTCGCCCTGGCAGGAGCGAGGTGCGAGCGTCGACTCCCCGCTCGCTACGGCCCCGCGCCGGAGGTTCCCGTGGAGGCCCGCGGCAGCGGCATCCAGGCCCGGCGCGTGCACAACTTCGCGGCCGCGGGCTCCTTCGACTGCGACCGGCTGATCGCCGTCGAGGTCCTCACCCCCGGCGGCCACTGGTCCTCCTACCCGCCCCACAAGCACGACGAGCACCTGCCCGGCGAGGAGAGCGAGCTGGAGGAGATCTACTACTTCGAGATCGACGGCGGCGGCACCGGCTACCAGCGGGTGTCCCCCTCCCGCCCCGGCGGCGCCGACCTGCTCGCCGAGGTCCGCACCGGCGACGCCGTCCTCGTCCCCGACGGCTGGCACGGACCGTCGATCGCCGAACCGGGCCACACCATGTACTACCTCAACGTGATGGCGGGCCCGGGAGCCGACCGCGAGTGGCTGATCCGCTTCCACCCCGGCCACCTCACCGGCGAGACGAAGGGCTACCGATGA
- the iolD gene encoding 3D-(3,5/4)-trihydroxycyclohexane-1,2-dione acylhydrolase (decyclizing): MRRLTTAQALVRFLTAQYTERDGERHRLVAATWGIFGHGNVAGIGQALLESADTMPFVQGRSEQAMVHAAVGYARQSRRLSAHAVTTSIGPGATNLVTGAALATVNHLPVLLLPGDVFATRPADPVLQQIEVPYAGDVSVNDALRPVSRFFDRITRPEALIPAALQAMRVLTDPAATGAVTLALPQDVQAEAYDWPEEFFAERVWRITAPHPDPGVLADAVRAVRAARRPLLVAGGGVHHSGAEDALAAFAEATGVPVASTQAGKGALRHDHPADVGGIGHTGTATADALARTADLVIGVGTRFTDFTTASGTLFQHPGVRFVNINVTGADAHKLSALPVVADARAALRGLTEGLRGHRVDAAYETAYGKEKAAWEERVSAAFGAPDPALPPTQAQVLGLLDELVTEDDILINAAGSLPGDLHKLWRARSADQYHVEYGYSCMGYEIPAAIGVSMAAPGRPVWALVGDGTYLMNPTEIVTAVQEGVPIRLVVLQNHGYASIGGLSEAVGGERFGTAYRQRTGPGRAYDGAPLPVDLAANAASLGMRVLRATTVGDLREALAEAREATVPTCVYTETGMPDTVSGPPAAQAWWDVPVAETAARPAAVTAREDYDRHVAARRRHL; this comes from the coding sequence ATGAGACGCCTCACCACCGCCCAGGCCCTGGTGCGCTTCCTGACCGCCCAGTACACCGAGCGGGACGGCGAGCGGCACCGGCTCGTCGCCGCCACCTGGGGCATCTTCGGCCACGGCAACGTCGCCGGCATCGGGCAGGCGCTGCTGGAGTCCGCCGACACGATGCCGTTCGTCCAGGGCCGCAGCGAACAGGCCATGGTGCACGCCGCCGTCGGGTACGCCCGCCAGTCCCGGCGGCTGTCCGCCCACGCCGTCACCACCTCCATCGGCCCGGGGGCCACCAACCTCGTCACCGGCGCGGCCCTCGCCACCGTCAACCACCTGCCCGTGCTGCTGCTGCCCGGGGACGTGTTCGCCACCCGGCCCGCCGACCCGGTCCTCCAGCAGATCGAGGTCCCCTACGCGGGCGACGTGTCCGTCAACGACGCGCTGCGCCCCGTCTCCCGCTTCTTCGACCGGATCACCCGGCCCGAGGCGCTGATCCCGGCCGCGCTCCAGGCGATGCGGGTGCTGACCGACCCGGCGGCCACCGGCGCGGTGACCCTCGCGCTGCCCCAGGACGTGCAGGCCGAGGCGTACGACTGGCCCGAGGAGTTCTTCGCCGAACGGGTGTGGCGGATCACCGCGCCCCACCCCGACCCCGGAGTGCTGGCCGACGCCGTGCGGGCCGTCCGCGCCGCCCGCCGGCCGCTGCTGGTCGCCGGCGGCGGGGTGCACCACAGCGGCGCCGAGGACGCGCTGGCCGCGTTCGCCGAGGCCACCGGCGTGCCCGTGGCCTCCACGCAGGCGGGCAAGGGCGCCCTGCGCCACGACCACCCGGCCGACGTCGGCGGCATCGGCCACACCGGCACCGCCACCGCCGACGCCCTCGCCCGCACCGCCGACCTGGTGATCGGCGTCGGCACCCGCTTCACGGACTTCACCACGGCCTCCGGCACCCTCTTCCAGCACCCCGGCGTCCGCTTCGTCAACATCAACGTCACCGGCGCCGACGCCCACAAGCTGTCGGCCCTGCCCGTGGTCGCCGACGCCCGCGCGGCGCTCCGCGGCCTCACCGAGGGGCTGCGCGGCCACCGTGTCGACGCCGCCTACGAGACCGCGTACGGCAAGGAGAAGGCGGCCTGGGAGGAGCGGGTGTCCGCGGCGTTCGGCGCCCCCGACCCCGCCCTGCCGCCCACCCAGGCCCAGGTCCTCGGCCTGCTGGACGAACTGGTCACCGAGGACGACATCCTGATCAACGCGGCCGGTTCGCTCCCGGGCGACCTGCACAAGCTGTGGCGCGCCCGGTCGGCCGACCAGTACCACGTCGAGTACGGCTACTCCTGCATGGGCTACGAGATCCCGGCGGCGATCGGCGTCTCGATGGCCGCCCCGGGCCGTCCGGTGTGGGCCCTGGTCGGCGACGGCACCTATCTGATGAACCCGACCGAGATCGTCACCGCCGTCCAGGAGGGCGTCCCGATCCGCCTGGTCGTCCTCCAGAACCACGGCTACGCCTCCATCGGCGGGCTCTCCGAGGCGGTCGGCGGCGAGCGCTTCGGCACCGCCTACCGGCAGCGCACCGGCCCCGGCCGGGCGTACGACGGGGCGCCGCTGCCGGTCGACCTCGCGGCCAACGCGGCCTCCCTCGGGATGCGGGTGCTCCGCGCCACGACCGTGGGTGACCTGCGGGAAGCCCTGGCCGAGGCCCGGGAGGCCACGGTTCCCACATGTGTCTACACGGAGACCGGAATGCCCGACACTGTGTCGGGCCCGCCCGCCGCGCAGGCGTGGTGGGATGTTCCGGTGGCCGAGACCGCGGCCCGTCCGGCGGCGGTCACGGCGCGAGAGGACTACGACCGGCACGTCGCCGCCCGACGCCGCCATCTCTGA